The Sulfurimonas lithotrophica genome includes a region encoding these proteins:
- a CDS encoding LPP20 family lipoprotein — protein sequence MYKYIITAIIIAIFAGCSAPKPKHAPSWYTSPPKDFKFIYSVASGESLTHAKNKAIINLREQIQKDLDSVFTNKTTKLKLDDSFDLTPILKENERLVNTMSLIELKIEKTQKFNDQELILLKTPRKAIFDRFDIIATKRLKNSKENYDSIQENDSWLKKYSILHNEMKNFAKLASIIEARKLLINSYNNISEINYLNNLYSDYIELKNQISIYVLSDVNSMGFVKGVKTALSSNGLELSSKPKSDKSLKIFITSTTQNVQDYGFNKSKSLVKYTTYDLNKNKVAFKQHTFSAKSRKSYSDAKAQSLIHQNSKIKKLGIFDFLGVK from the coding sequence ATGTATAAATATATTATAACGGCGATAATAATAGCTATATTTGCAGGATGTTCGGCACCTAAACCAAAACATGCACCGAGTTGGTACACCTCACCTCCAAAAGATTTTAAATTTATTTACTCAGTTGCATCCGGCGAGAGTTTGACACACGCAAAAAACAAAGCTATCATAAACTTAAGAGAACAAATACAAAAAGACTTGGATTCGGTTTTTACAAATAAAACTACAAAACTGAAGTTAGATGATAGTTTTGATTTAACGCCTATTTTAAAAGAGAATGAACGCCTTGTAAATACGATGTCTCTAATAGAGCTTAAAATAGAAAAGACACAAAAGTTTAACGATCAAGAGCTTATACTTTTAAAAACTCCTCGAAAGGCAATTTTTGATAGATTTGATATCATCGCCACTAAAAGACTAAAAAACTCAAAAGAAAACTATGATTCTATTCAAGAAAACGATTCATGGTTAAAAAAATATAGTATCTTGCATAATGAGATGAAAAACTTTGCTAAATTAGCTTCAATAATAGAAGCTAGAAAATTATTGATTAACTCTTATAACAATATAAGTGAAATAAACTATCTGAACAATCTATATTCTGATTATATTGAGCTAAAAAATCAGATTAGCATATACGTACTCTCGGACGTTAATTCTATGGGCTTTGTTAAAGGTGTAAAAACTGCTTTAAGCTCAAACGGACTTGAACTAAGTTCAAAACCAAAAAGCGACAAATCCTTAAAAATTTTTATAACATCTACTACGCAAAATGTTCAAGACTACGGTTTTAACAAGTCTAAATCTTTAGTCAAATACACTACATATGATTTAAACAAAAACAAAGTTGCATTTAAGCAGCACACTTTTTCTGCTAAATCGAGAAAAAGCTATTCAGATGCAAAAGCACAGTCTTTGATACACCAAAATAGTAAAATCAAAAAGCTTGGTATATTTGATTTTTTAGGTGTTAAGTAA
- the hemJ gene encoding protoporphyrinogen oxidase HemJ, whose translation MYSWVLWFHLLSLISWFAVLFYMPRLFVYHAENIENKGFCEVVKVMEMKIYKYIGVPAMWGTILSGFYLAFEIGFKGNAWLHVKITLVVLLMAYFFSLGYYRKQFLEDKCDKSGKFFRAYNEVPTLILLIVVWLVVFKPF comes from the coding sequence GTGTACAGTTGGGTATTGTGGTTCCACTTATTATCGTTGATTTCTTGGTTTGCAGTTTTATTTTACATGCCGAGACTTTTTGTTTACCACGCGGAAAATATTGAAAACAAAGGTTTCTGCGAAGTTGTAAAAGTTATGGAGATGAAGATATATAAATATATCGGAGTCCCTGCTATGTGGGGGACGATTTTAAGTGGTTTTTATTTGGCATTTGAAATCGGATTTAAGGGTAATGCCTGGCTACACGTAAAAATAACGCTTGTTGTTTTGCTTATGGCTTATTTCTTTTCATTGGGTTATTACAGAAAACAATTTTTGGAAGATAAGTGTGATAAAAGCGGAAAATTTTTCCGTGCTTATAACGAAGTGCCGACTCTAATACTTCTTATAGTTGTTTGGTTAGTGGTGTTCAAGCCATTCTAG
- a CDS encoding phosphoribosyltransferase, which yields MCIILTMKYYAYENFRDDTKALIKQIDEFNPQAVVGIARGGLTLAHCIAEGIGLREVQTLRTELYDDTKKRECISVFNMCDFEKDIKRILVVDDIADSGDTLDAVMKDLKAKNLEIEFKSATLFYKKTSIYKPDFWINEATEWIEFFWEKDFLK from the coding sequence ATGTGTATAATTTTAACTATGAAATATTATGCTTATGAAAATTTTAGAGATGATACAAAAGCTTTAATTAAACAGATAGACGAGTTTAATCCACAAGCTGTTGTAGGTATAGCAAGAGGCGGTTTGACCTTAGCCCATTGTATAGCCGAAGGAATTGGCTTAAGAGAGGTTCAAACATTAAGAACCGAACTTTACGACGATACGAAAAAAAGAGAATGTATCAGCGTATTTAATATGTGTGATTTTGAAAAAGACATAAAAAGAATATTGGTAGTTGATGATATAGCCGACAGTGGAGACACGCTAGATGCAGTTATGAAAGATTTAAAGGCGAAAAATTTAGAAATTGAGTTTAAATCAGCTACACTTTTTTATAAAAAAACATCTATATACAAACCTGATTTTTGGATAAATGAGGCTACCGAGTGGATAGAGTTTTTTTGGGAGAAGGATTTTTTAAAGTAA
- a CDS encoding cytochrome c, which produces MKNILLALAILLASQNLYAYNSKGMKVYKKLCVSCHGSPFRGAKMHTVLEWEMIYDESDTAIKDLHKSDKEAMEILNDSYFTKKKQSYLKKFLIGSAKDAGSVPGCDGNYCGY; this is translated from the coding sequence ATGAAAAATATATTATTAGCATTAGCAATATTATTAGCATCACAAAATCTTTACGCCTACAATTCAAAAGGGATGAAAGTCTATAAAAAACTGTGTGTATCCTGTCACGGAAGCCCATTTAGAGGTGCAAAGATGCACACGGTACTTGAATGGGAAATGATTTATGATGAATCAGATACGGCAATCAAAGATTTGCATAAATCGGACAAAGAGGCTATGGAAATTTTAAATGACAGTTATTTTACAAAAAAGAAACAATCATATCTTAAAAAGTTTTTAATCGGAAGTGCAAAAGATGCCGGTTCGGTTCCGGGATGTGACGGAAACTACTGCGGTTACTAA
- the der gene encoding ribosome biogenesis GTPase Der encodes MKKIAIIGRPNVGKSSLFNRLVKKRDAITSDMAGTTRDVKRREVVINNKRALLLDTGGLDKGCELYDKIKDMSLKAAHKADIILYMVDGKGLPEDEDKKLFYELQTMGKDIALVVNKIDNDKMKDKLWDFYEFGCDAIFGISVSHNRGTVNLLEWIYNHIPDSDIIDEEAEEIISEPEIPEYENELNDEEFFAQFEDEEDGYFYTDEEEVEDDSIFAQNDKIKEFDENDINHIKIAIIGRTNVGKSSLLNALLGEERSVVSDVSGTTIDPIDESIDYKGKQLTFVDTAGLRRRGKIDGIERYALMRTKEMLENANMALVVLDASEPFLDLDEKIAGLVDQNRLACIIVLNKWDIADKNEFERIKNEVRDRFKFLAYAPIITLSANTHQRVDKLHDMILKINENYSQRITTSQLNAVIDKAQQRHQLPTMHGQVIRIYYTTQYETRPPKIAIVMNKPKGLHFTYRRYLTNKLREAFDFTGTPLLFKAKKRGER; translated from the coding sequence ATGAAAAAAATTGCAATTATAGGTCGTCCCAATGTCGGAAAAAGCTCACTTTTTAACCGTTTGGTAAAAAAAAGAGACGCTATAACATCAGATATGGCAGGGACTACTCGTGACGTAAAAAGACGTGAAGTAGTGATAAACAATAAACGTGCTTTGTTACTTGATACCGGTGGATTAGACAAGGGTTGTGAGCTATATGACAAAATAAAAGATATGTCGCTAAAAGCTGCCCATAAAGCAGACATAATTCTTTATATGGTGGACGGAAAAGGCTTACCTGAAGATGAAGATAAAAAACTTTTTTATGAACTTCAAACTATGGGTAAAGATATAGCCTTGGTTGTAAACAAAATTGATAACGACAAAATGAAAGACAAACTTTGGGATTTTTACGAGTTTGGATGCGATGCTATTTTTGGAATATCTGTCTCACATAACCGCGGTACTGTTAATCTTTTAGAATGGATATATAACCACATTCCGGACTCGGATATTATAGACGAAGAAGCCGAAGAAATAATAAGCGAACCTGAAATTCCAGAATATGAAAACGAACTTAACGATGAAGAGTTTTTTGCTCAGTTTGAAGATGAAGAGGACGGTTACTTTTACACGGATGAAGAAGAAGTAGAAGATGACTCCATTTTTGCTCAAAACGATAAAATAAAAGAGTTTGACGAAAATGATATAAACCATATAAAAATAGCAATAATCGGTCGTACCAATGTTGGTAAAAGTTCACTCTTAAATGCACTTTTAGGTGAAGAACGCTCTGTTGTAAGTGATGTTAGCGGTACTACAATCGATCCTATTGATGAGAGTATTGATTACAAGGGTAAACAACTTACATTTGTAGATACAGCAGGTCTTAGACGTCGCGGAAAGATTGACGGTATTGAGAGATATGCCCTGATGCGTACCAAAGAGATGCTTGAGAATGCAAATATGGCTTTGGTTGTATTAGATGCAAGTGAGCCGTTTTTAGACTTAGATGAAAAGATAGCAGGCTTGGTCGATCAAAACAGACTTGCTTGTATCATCGTTTTAAACAAATGGGATATAGCCGATAAAAATGAGTTTGAAAGAATTAAAAACGAAGTAAGAGACAGATTTAAATTTTTAGCCTATGCACCTATAATCACGTTATCTGCAAATACGCATCAGCGTGTAGATAAACTTCATGATATGATCTTAAAAATCAATGAAAACTATTCACAAAGAATTACTACTTCACAACTAAATGCAGTTATAGATAAAGCACAGCAACGCCATCAGTTACCGACTATGCACGGTCAGGTAATACGCATCTACTATACTACGCAGTATGAAACACGCCCACCGAAGATTGCCATAGTTATGAACAAACCAAAGGGGCTTCACTTCACATATAGAAGATATCTGACAAATAAGTTAAGAGAAGCTTTTGATTTTACGGGAACACCGTTATTGTTTAAGGCTAAGAAGCGTGGTGAACGCTAG
- a CDS encoding LPP20 family lipoprotein, translating into MIKTVYTIALASLIAMSITGCSEKESKPAEKPQVSFECKQDGALAPKWTCVPIVEGAYAGVGIAKKSAAGMGHMKRVALANGRSNLAQQINSQVKDKVETFTRTTGNGNDETVDQVTTAVSKQIAKVDLQGSKAIDAWTSPAGNLYLLVTVPESNVNTKVKDAVKTSFKNDNALWQQFQSKNALEELDKEFPSD; encoded by the coding sequence ATGATAAAGACTGTATATACAATTGCCTTAGCAAGTTTAATCGCTATGTCAATCACAGGATGTAGTGAAAAAGAATCAAAGCCCGCTGAAAAACCACAAGTTAGTTTTGAATGTAAACAAGATGGAGCTTTAGCTCCTAAATGGACTTGTGTACCTATAGTAGAAGGTGCTTATGCAGGTGTCGGTATAGCTAAAAAATCTGCTGCGGGAATGGGACATATGAAAAGAGTAGCACTGGCAAACGGTAGAAGCAATCTTGCTCAACAGATTAATTCTCAAGTCAAAGACAAAGTAGAAACATTTACCCGTACTACAGGTAACGGTAATGACGAGACGGTAGATCAGGTTACTACTGCCGTTTCAAAACAGATTGCAAAAGTGGACTTACAGGGTTCTAAAGCTATAGATGCATGGACATCTCCTGCAGGAAATCTTTATCTTTTAGTAACCGTACCCGAATCAAATGTAAATACAAAAGTAAAAGATGCGGTTAAAACAAGTTTTAAAAACGATAATGCACTATGGCAACAGTTTCAATCTAAAAATGCCTTAGAAGAATTAGACAAAGAATTTCCTTCAGACTAA
- the hpf gene encoding ribosome hibernation-promoting factor, HPF/YfiA family, with protein MNVQVQSKDVTLHANTKAHIQNAIDSFTKYSLDITSVNVRVKAEKKGVSIEFDIHIAHAEPVVISQSDENLDTAIDLGIERTTKALRRLHDKIVAPSKGSIKDLETLDS; from the coding sequence ATGAATGTTCAAGTTCAATCAAAAGATGTTACACTTCATGCTAATACAAAAGCTCATATACAAAATGCAATAGATAGTTTTACAAAATATTCGTTAGATATAACAAGTGTTAATGTTCGTGTTAAAGCAGAAAAAAAAGGTGTTTCAATAGAATTTGATATACATATAGCTCATGCAGAACCTGTAGTAATCTCTCAAAGTGACGAAAACTTAGATACTGCAATCGACTTAGGAATTGAGCGTACAACTAAAGCACTTCGTCGCTTACATGATAAAATAGTAGCTCCTTCAAAAGGTTCTATCAAAGATTTAGAAACATTAGACTCATAG